GGACGAAAAAAGAAAATAGGGCGGGAACACCGTGTTTTTGCTTGCAGTGATTATTCATGTAATCACCTATATTTTCGCCTCTATTATAATAATTAAAATAATACTTATTAAACAGAGCATATAAATAGCTTGACCTGCAGGCTTTTGCTTTCTAACTTTTTGAAAAATATATCCCGAAATTAATATATATTATACTATTAAACTACGGGATATATTTTAACTGCAATCCAAAAAAGGAACCAATGTTTAAATTAGCTTTTCAGGCGAACTTTCCTGGAAAATATTGTTTTCCAACCTGCCAGCGGTATGGTTGTTGTTCTAATTTACAGGTTATATGGAGTATGGTTATGGATAAAGAGGACAGTAAAAAATCAATGTGGGATCATGTAAAATCCATGTGGTCCTCATTGCCAGAAGCTATAAGATTAATTGCTACAATTCTGAGCATAGCCATTGCTCTTAAGGCGCTTTTCCCCGTAGCTGCGCTAGAAATCAGCGGTTTTAACGCAGACCCAGAAATTATTGAGCCTGGTGGATCTTCAGTTTTGAGCTGGGAAGTATCAGGAGCGGACAATATCACAATAGAGCCTGGTATAGGTCCTGTAAGTTCGAATGGGTCACTTTCTGTATCTCCTTCCGAAACTACAGCTTATAAATTGACAGCTACCGATAAGGGAAAGGAAAAAGTGGCTATGTGTACGGTCACGGTTAGTAATGGCTCGGAAGAGCCCTTAATCATTAGCTCATTTGATTCAAATCCCAATTCCATCAAACAGGGCGAAAGTGCATTCCTGAACTGGCACGTTACCGGGGTTTCAAAAGTTACCATAGAGCCTGATATCGGAGTTACTGAACCTACAGGAACACTGAACGTAACCCCGGCCATTACCACTACATACAAGCTTACAGCCTCTAACGGTGATAAAGAAGATGTTGCTTACTGTACCATTGCTGTTGAAGGAAACGCTTTATCCTCCGAGAATGTCCCTTCGTCAGAGCTTCCATCTTCAGAGGAAAGCCTGACCCCTCAGAAAGATACAGCGCCTCAGGAAAATTCGGCATCTGAGGAAAGTCCAGCGCCTGGAGAGAACCCGTCACCAGAGAATCCAGCTCCAGGAGAGAACTCTGTTCCTCAGAAAAATGCAGGATCTCAGGAAAATCGGGAATTTCAAGAAAATCTGCCATCCATAGACTCTTTTAATGCGGTTCCAGATGCTATTAGGCAGGGAGAAAATTCAGTTCTAACATGGAGTGTATCCGGGGCTTCGAAAGTCTCGATATATCCCGAAATAGGAACCGTAGGTCTCACTGGAAGCCAGCGTATCTCCCCTGGTGAAACCACGACTTATACCCTGACAGCCACAAATGAGTTAGGGAGTGTGGATGCAACCAGAGTCGTATCTGTACAGGAGGCTTTTGCACCTGCTTCTGAGGAACAGGTTTCTACGCCCTCTCCTGAGTTCATTTCAAAACCAGAGCAACTTTCGCCTGCTGATGGTACCATATTTGATGATTCCACATCTAGGATTACATTGAAATGGAGACCTGTTCCAGGTGCGGCAAGTTATACGGTAGAAATCGATGAATATGATCCGGGTTCCGGTTTATGGCTTTCGGAATCAACCGGCTCTAGGATAGAATCCGGCATGACAGGAACGAGCTATTCATTTGAGCCTCAGGTTAAGGCACGAGGGCGCTGGCGTGTATGGACTGTCGGTTCTGATGGTCAGGAAAGTGAGAAGAGCAGCTGGTGGAATTTCAACTACAAATGAACCCCCGATGTAGAGCAATATTAAAAGATTTTACCCAGTTTGGTTATATAACCTATGCTAAATATATAACCTGCGAGATGCCGGAAATTTAGATACATAATTCCAGTAAGAAAAAAACATAAGTAAGTAGAAGACCTACCAGGATATGATTTGCAGAAAACAACCCTTAAATTCTCCAGAATGGGACCCCCCTGCCCCTTCAACAGTCTATATCAAAATAAAAAATATTCCATACGAAACATTCAAAACGCGGCTGAATGAGGGGCTGGTTACCACTGAGCTTGACCAGATCAGGTACCGGCTGGAAAGGCGGATTTACTGCTGTGGGATCTGTTCCAAGCATGTTAACGGATACTGTGTTATTACAAACAGGAAAGTTAAGCCCGAATGGATTTGCAAGGCTTTTATGCCGAAAGAGGAATTTATATACCTTGATGCTAGACCTGACTCTGAAGAATCCCCGGATTTCAGGTATCTCTCGGAAATCAGGCTTTGGAAAAATCACCCTGAAGATGAAATTCCGGGAGAAAACTGCCAGGAACGCGCAGAGAGTCTCTATGAGGAAGGAGTGGTTCTTTACAGGCAGGGCAGGCTCAGGCTCGCACTTGAGGCTTTCGATACGACTCTTTCCGAAAATCCCAGGCATTTTCCAGCCCTTTTTCATAAAGGAAATACCCTATTGAAACTCAAACGCTATGAAGAGGCTCTTGAAACATTTGAGAGAGCTTCACTGATAAATCAGAATCATCCGGGTCTCTGGACCAATAAAGGATTTGTATCCTTGAAGCTCGAACGTTTCAGGCAGGCATTTGAAGCTTTCGAGAAATCTATCTTCCTGAACCCGGTACAGAAAAACGCCTGGAAAGGAAAAGACGCCGTGCTTGCCCGGATGCGCCAGTGCGAAGAAGAGTTGAGGGAATTTGAAAAAGCTCTGGAAAAGAATCCTGAGGATGCAGGCATCTGGTTCGAGAAAGGCAAACTGCATTTAAAGCTCGGAGAGCTTGAGAAATCCGGGGAGGCTTTTTAGAAAGCCCTTGAGGAGAAACCCGGGAATGCAGAGGCCTGGCATCTCAGGGGAAAAGTATTTTTCGAAACCGGTTCGGAAAAAGCAGCCCTGCACGCATTTGAAAAAGCAACCCGACAAAAACCGGATTTTCCAGATGCCTGGTATGAAAAAGGAAGGGTTTTTCTTAAGCTTGACAATCCGAAGGGTGCGGAAAACGCTTTTAAGATCGCAGCTGCTCTGTGGGAGAGCAAGGGAGCCAAAGCAAAGGCTGAAACAGCCCTCGTGAAGGCTAAAAGCCTGGCTTTGGGGAAAGGTGAATTTTCCAGGAATTGAAAAGTAAAAAGAATACTCATCTCATAGATTTTGTTTCTGCCTCTTTTAGATAAAGGATTTCAAATAAACAAAATTAAAGGAAGAAATTACCCCCTTAATTCACAAAGACAAAAATAACGCATTAAATTAACAAAATATTATTACCCATTAACTGATTTTTTATTCACTGATTCTCCGTCAACTAGAAGCGTTTTGTTTGACTGTAATCTATAAGTTCTTATCCCAAGTCCGATTAACAAATAAAGAATTGTAGTGACAATTCCAATGATTGGGGAAATAAGAATCTCTTTTCCTGCTACAACATTAATAAAACCTGATATAATTAAAGGATTTATTAGCGAATCCTCTACCATATGTAACACAACGCCCGACCAGATCGATTTTGTTACCCTGTAAAGCTCAATAAACATCACTGCCCAGCATACCATTGTTATAATCATGAAAACGGTAATTGTAGCTCGGCTGCCCGGTAATACTGTCTGGAGATCGGTTTCAGGTAAAAAGACAAGATAGTATGGAAGATGCCAGATTCCCCAAGTACCGCCAACAATGAGATATATTTTCCAATCATTAAGATTTAATTTTAATAGTTGAGAAGTTAGATAACTATGTAAAGGGGCACCGTCAAAAATATTTTTAATAAAATTAAATAATAGGGTACTGGAAAAAACTATGGTTAGAGTCCTGAGGTCGAAGGTTGATAAGTCAATCCACTTTGCTGTAACTCCGATTATCAGAACAAATGCTGTTACAACAGGAAAAATCAAAGCAGCAATCAAGTACCATTTTATGTTTCCTTTGATATTAGGCTTGAAACCGAAATCTTTCCAGCTGTCTTAGAGAATATAGTGATTACAACTGCAATCAACATAGGCGATACCAACCATATCCCCATGCCAGGAGAATCACCATCTGGTTGCTCGGGAAGAGTAGAGTCTACAAGAACACCTATCCAACCACTGAGAAGAACAAGAATAATAAATATGACGGTATTACGAAAAACTTTTCTATCCAAATAAATCTCCCCATTAAGCAAGTTTAAAATTTTTATTGCGAAACATTTCCCAATTAAAACTTAATTGCACTAATATCCGCGTTCTCTCATTCTACCAAGCTCACTAAACGGATTTTTCGTGTTTTTCATATTAGCAGCAGTTACAATAACATTAGCCAGCTTAATGCAAGTGCTTTTACCCGAGGGAATATAATTTTTTCTATTGTATATCCAATAAAATTATGTTGATTTTTAGTACGACAATTTTTTTAGAACGTTATAGGCATAGTTAACTTAGCTACAAATATTATTAAGTTCTAATACCTCTGATTAATAATATTTATATTGTTTATCAATCGGGCAAAACTTTCGAAATGCTCGTACAGAGAACAGTATAAGAATAAAAATGAAGTTATAACCAGTTAAAAA
This region of Methanosarcina flavescens genomic DNA includes:
- a CDS encoding tetratricopeptide repeat protein; protein product: MHAFEKATRQKPDFPDAWYEKGRVFLKLDNPKGAENAFKIAAALWESKGAKAKAETALVKAKSLALGKGEFSRN
- a CDS encoding CPBP family glutamic-type intramembrane protease, translated to MIAALIFPVVTAFVLIIGVTAKWIDLSTFDLRTLTIVFSSTLLFNFIKNIFDGAPLHSYLTSQLLKLNLNDWKIYLIVGGTWGIWHLPYYLVFLPETDLQTVLPGSRATITVFMIITMVCWAVMFIELYRVTKSIWSGVVLHMVEDSLINPLIISGFINVVAGKEILISPIIGIVTTILYLLIGLGIRTYRLQSNKTLLVDGESVNKKSVNG
- a CDS encoding tetratricopeptide repeat protein, whose translation is MICRKQPLNSPEWDPPAPSTVYIKIKNIPYETFKTRLNEGLVTTELDQIRYRLERRIYCCGICSKHVNGYCVITNRKVKPEWICKAFMPKEEFIYLDARPDSEESPDFRYLSEIRLWKNHPEDEIPGENCQERAESLYEEGVVLYRQGRLRLALEAFDTTLSENPRHFPALFHKGNTLLKLKRYEEALETFERASLINQNHPGLWTNKGFVSLKLERFRQAFEAFEKSIFLNPVQKNAWKGKDAVLARMRQCEEELREFEKALEKNPEDAGIWFEKGKLHLKLGELEKSGEAF